CGACCAGATCGGTGGGATTTTCGACATGGCCTTCGACGTCAGAGGGGCAGACAAGAGCTCCCAGGGCTTCCTCGAGCTGCTCGGCTTCCACGACCTTCCCGGGCCCTTATTCGACATCCCAGTCCCGGCGCCGCTGGTGGACGCGGCACCCTCCGTCCCACCGCCGGAGTCCTCCGAGGTGCTCAACTTCCCGGCGACCCCGAACTCGTCctcgatctcctcctcctccaccgagGCCGCCACTGACACTGCCGATCCGGCCAAGCCCCaccccgaggaggaggagcttggcAAAGCCAAGAAAACGTAAGCGATATTCTTATTGTTGagaattaaaacaaaacatttCCAAATATGGAATTATCTGGAATCATTCCGGTTAAattcttttatatttatattttgaaaaaccaaaaattataCCTACCTACAGTAGTGGCTCGAAGGAAGGGATCAAGAAGAAGGGGCAAAAGCGTCAGAGGGAGCCGCGGTTCGCCTTCAAGACGAAGAGCGAAGTGGATCACCTTGAAGACGGTTACAGGTGGCGCAAGTACGGACAGAAGGCCGTGAAGAACAGCCCCTTCCCCAGGTCCTTCTCGACTCCCCctgcctcccttcctctcctcctccctcccaccCTCGTAATTAACTCTCACGTCCGGGGGTACGATCGTCATTCTGGCGCAGGAGCTACTACCGGTGCACCAACGCCGCGTGCGGCGTGAAGAAGCGCGTCGAGCGGTCGTCGGAGGATCCGGCGGTGGTGGTGACGACCTACGAGGGCCAGCACAACCATCCCTGCCCCGTCGTGCCACGTGGAGGCCATCCAGCACCCCAGCCTCCGCTTGCCGCCGAGCCTGCCCCACCGCCGCCGGGGCTCGGCTTCGTTTTCCCTTCGTTCCAGGCGAAGGATCTCCACTTCCCCTACTTCACCAGCTACCTCCCTCCGCCGCTGGACTTCCAGCACGTGTCTACTGGTATCGTCGCGTCGGCACCCGGCGATCGGAGACCCTGCAATCCGACGGCCGATATTCCGATGAGGGATCACGGGCTGCTTCAGGACCTGATTCCATCGGATatcaggaagaaggaagagtagATATTTGGTATGTTACCTCTTCTTTGTCTTCCTTTATAtttggcttctttttttttcttttttgttttttttcctctccattTTTGGGGGGGATTATTGCTGACTGATGGAAGTTGGAGAGCCGTCCATTTCGTGTACACAGATTACCCACTGCTGATGATGTATTGTTACTG
The Phoenix dactylifera cultivar Barhee BC4 chromosome 3, palm_55x_up_171113_PBpolish2nd_filt_p, whole genome shotgun sequence DNA segment above includes these coding regions:
- the LOC103701007 gene encoding probable WRKY transcription factor 48 isoform X2, producing MMMEKREEEMEVAAAAGVSPFFADQIGGIFDMAFDVRGADKSSQGFLELLGFHDLPGPLFDIPVPAPLVDAAPSVPPPESSEVLNFPATPNSSSISSSSTEAATDTADPAKPHPEEEELGKAKKTGSKEGIKKKGQKRQREPRFAFKTKSEVDHLEDGYRWRKYGQKAVKNSPFPRSYYRCTNAACGVKKRVERSSEDPAVVVTTYEGQHNHPCPVVPRGGHPAPQPPLAAEPAPPPPGLGFVFPSFQAKDLHFPYFTSYLPPPLDFQHVSTGIVASAPGDRRPCNPTADIPMRDHGLLQDLIPSDIRKKEE
- the LOC103701007 gene encoding probable WRKY transcription factor 48 isoform X1, encoding MMMEKREEEMEVAAAAGVSPFFADQIGGIFDMAFDVRGADKSSQGFLELLGFHDLPGPLFDIPVPAPLVDAAPSVPPPESSEVLNFPATPNSSSISSSSTEAATDTADPAKPHPEEEELGKAKKTSGSKEGIKKKGQKRQREPRFAFKTKSEVDHLEDGYRWRKYGQKAVKNSPFPRSYYRCTNAACGVKKRVERSSEDPAVVVTTYEGQHNHPCPVVPRGGHPAPQPPLAAEPAPPPPGLGFVFPSFQAKDLHFPYFTSYLPPPLDFQHVSTGIVASAPGDRRPCNPTADIPMRDHGLLQDLIPSDIRKKEE